The Balaenoptera acutorostrata chromosome 15, mBalAcu1.1, whole genome shotgun sequence genome contains a region encoding:
- the LOC103005862 gene encoding peroxiredoxin-1-like has protein sequence MSSGNAKIGHRTHQFKATAVMPDGQFKDISLSDYKGKYVVFFFYPLDFTFVCPTEITAFSDGAEELKKLNCQVIGASVDSHFCHLAWINTPKKQGGLGTRNIPLISDPKRIIAQDYGVLKADEGISFSGLFNIDDKGILRQITINDLPVGRSVEETLRLVQAFQFTDKHGEVCPAGWKPGSDTIEPDVQKSKEYFSKQK, from the coding sequence ATGTCTTCAGGAAATGCCAAAATTGGGCACCGTACCCACCAGTTCAAAGCAACTGCTGTAATGCCAGATGGTCAGTTCAAAGATATCAGCCTATCTGACTACAAAGGAAAATATGTTGTGTTCTTCTTTTACCCTCTTGACTTCACCTTTGTGTGCCCCACGGAGATCACTGCTTTCAGTGATGGGGCAGAGGAACTTAAGAAACTCAACTGCCAAGTGATTGGTGCTTCTGTGGATTCGCACTTCTGTCACCTGGCATGGATCAACACACCCAAGAAACAAGGAGGACTGGGAACCAGGAACATTCCCTTGATATCAGACCCCAAGCGCATCATTGCTCAGGACTATGGAGTCTTAAAGGCCGATGAAGGTATCTCATTCAGCGGCCTTTTTAATATTGATGATAAAGGTATCCTTCGACAGATCACCATAAATGATCTTCCTGTTGGCCGTTCTGTGGAGGAGACGCTGAGACTAGTTCAGGCCTTCCAGTTTACTGACAAACATGGGGAAGTGTGCCCAGCTGGCTGGAAGCCTGGCAGTGATACCATCGAGCCTGATGTCCAGAAGAGCAAAGAATATTTCTCTAAGCAGAAGTGA